In Paenibacillus ihbetae, the following are encoded in one genomic region:
- the def gene encoding peptide deformylase — MAIRLIVKEPDEVLHKRAKEVTKITPNVQKLLDDMADTMYDADGVGLAAPQVGILKRLIVVDAGDEHGLIKMINPEIIESEGEQFGPEGCLSIPGWNGDVRRAEKVTVKGLDREGNELVVTGTGLLARAFQHEIDHLNGVLFTDIAERVYEYTPEQPRRELENR; from the coding sequence ATGGCAATTCGCTTGATCGTAAAGGAACCGGATGAGGTTCTTCATAAAAGAGCAAAGGAAGTTACGAAAATTACGCCGAACGTTCAGAAGCTGCTGGACGACATGGCTGATACGATGTACGATGCCGACGGCGTCGGCTTGGCCGCTCCCCAGGTGGGCATTTTGAAGCGGCTGATCGTCGTTGACGCGGGCGATGAGCACGGATTGATCAAGATGATCAACCCGGAAATCATCGAGAGCGAAGGCGAACAGTTCGGTCCTGAAGGCTGCCTCAGCATTCCGGGCTGGAACGGGGACGTGCGCCGCGCGGAGAAGGTCACCGTCAAAGGGCTGGACCGGGAAGGCAATGAGCTTGTCGTGACAGGCACCGGGCTCTTGGCCCGCGCGTTCCAGCACGAGATCGATCATCTGAACGGGGTGCTGTTTACCGATATCGCCGAACGGGTGTATGAATATACGCCGGAGCAGCCGAGAAGAGAGCTGGAAAACCGATGA
- the spoVM gene encoding stage V sporulation protein SpoVM, with amino-acid sequence MKFYTFKLPKFLGGFVKAILNTFHKS; translated from the coding sequence ATGAAATTCTATACGTTCAAGCTGCCGAAGTTTCTGGGAGGTTTTGTGAAGGCGATTCTCAACACGTTTCACAAGAGCTGA
- the rsmB gene encoding 16S rRNA (cytosine(967)-C(5))-methyltransferase RsmB encodes MHVLTQVEQEGAYSNLLLNTALQKAALSKSDAGLATELIYGTISRLNTLDYFLDKYVNKGTRKLQPWVRALLRLSLYQIIYLDRIPDHAVVSEAVNLAKRRGHQGISGMVNGVLRNILRQKESLAIPADLPAAKRISLQHSHPEWLVERWISQYGPETAEAICAANNEPPAVSVRVNTTMISREEMLKEMEGHGLQAAPSTLSPYGIVVKGAGNMALTDWYREGMISIQDESSMLVAEAVAPEPGMRVLDCCAAPGGKSAHMGELMKDEGSIVANDIHSHKGKLIADQAARLGLDCIRTVTGDALELPARFEPASFDRILLDAPCSGLGVIRRKPDLKWGKTEEDIREIAALQSKLLDSVSALLRPGGVLVYSTCTIEPQENEGVVTSFVNRHPEFALDETGSLSRLKDNALVRGGGIQILPQHYHSDGFYIARLRRR; translated from the coding sequence ATGCATGTGCTGACACAGGTTGAGCAGGAGGGGGCGTACAGCAATCTTCTGCTCAACACCGCTTTGCAGAAAGCAGCCCTGTCCAAGAGTGATGCGGGTCTGGCCACAGAGCTGATCTACGGGACGATTTCCCGGCTGAACACGCTCGATTATTTTTTGGACAAGTATGTGAATAAAGGCACCCGCAAGCTCCAGCCTTGGGTGAGGGCCTTGCTGCGGCTGAGCCTGTACCAGATTATCTACTTGGACCGCATCCCGGATCATGCGGTGGTGAGCGAAGCGGTCAATCTGGCAAAGCGGCGGGGGCACCAAGGCATCTCCGGGATGGTGAACGGCGTGCTCCGAAATATACTGCGCCAGAAGGAAAGCTTGGCGATCCCTGCCGATCTGCCGGCCGCGAAGCGGATTTCGCTTCAGCATTCGCATCCGGAGTGGCTGGTCGAGCGCTGGATTTCCCAATACGGGCCGGAGACGGCGGAGGCGATCTGCGCGGCCAACAATGAGCCGCCGGCGGTCAGCGTCAGGGTAAATACGACGATGATCAGCCGGGAGGAGATGCTGAAGGAGATGGAGGGTCACGGCTTGCAGGCGGCTCCATCAACGCTTAGCCCGTACGGCATCGTCGTGAAGGGCGCCGGCAATATGGCCCTGACCGATTGGTATCGTGAAGGCATGATCTCCATCCAGGATGAAAGCTCGATGCTGGTCGCCGAAGCGGTCGCTCCCGAGCCCGGCATGCGGGTGCTGGACTGCTGTGCCGCCCCTGGCGGAAAAAGCGCCCACATGGGGGAATTGATGAAGGACGAGGGCTCCATTGTAGCGAACGACATCCACTCCCACAAAGGCAAGCTGATCGCAGATCAGGCCGCCCGGCTGGGGCTGGACTGCATCCGTACGGTAACGGGCGATGCCCTTGAGCTCCCCGCCCGGTTCGAGCCGGCTTCCTTTGACCGGATTCTGCTGGATGCCCCGTGCTCGGGGCTGGGCGTGATCCGCCGGAAGCCTGACCTGAAATGGGGGAAGACGGAAGAGGATATCCGCGAGATCGCGGCGCTGCAGTCGAAGCTGCTGGATTCCGTATCGGCACTGCTTCGCCCCGGCGGGGTGCTGGTCTACAGCACCTGCACGATCGAGCCGCAGGAGAACGAAGGCGTGGTGACGTCTTTCGTGAACCGTCATCCCGAGTTTGCGCTCGATGAGACGGGAAGCCTGTCCCGGCTCAAGGACAACGCGCTTGTCCGCGGCGGCGGCATTCAGATTTTGCCGCAGCACTATCATAGCGACGGCTTCTATATCGCAAGACTGCGAAGACGCTAA
- the pknB gene encoding Stk1 family PASTA domain-containing Ser/Thr kinase, with amino-acid sequence MIGHELAGRYKIIERIGGGGMALVYKAQDILLNRNVAIKVLRQQFVHDEEFIRRFRREAQSAASLSHSNVVSIYDVGQEEDVHYIVMEYIEGQNLNEIIKERAPLQVDEAVRIATQICDALDHAHHNQIIHRDIKPHNILIGRNGRVKVTDFGIARAVTSTTITQTGSVVGSVHYFSPEHAKGVVTGEKSDLYSLGIVLYQMLTARLPFLGESPISVALKHLQEEFDEPREVNPLIPQSVENVILKSMRKNPEERYQSAQEMMADLETCLLPSRLNEPKMEFEDDEDSTRVMPALKTMQRSSHHPDDEPDEDDEEDDEEDRTPGKPKKKWVKPTVIVASVLLFLGIMAGVVMYVNNMLEVPEVTVPGVIGMTEEEAIRTLEGEGLTVDPEVIREYKPNVVEGEVFDQSKPEGTKVKKDSPIQLSVGAAKPLEKMPNLSEKTYEQAVEALTALGIDVKAINKTEENHDEIEAGMIISQNPSPDTDIDPAKAAVSLVVSKGKKFVKMPALVGMTEEQARDAIESRGLVVDAVKQKPSFEVKQGIVMEQWPYEANQEVAPGEKITFFVSSGYPPEALEYNYSVPITPAYEGQESKIRIVFSDALGDNQEAVNKTITTSEWVSVKLLLAPDKHATVQIFRDGRQVETYSVSYSDVKNGTVPQPTMEQPPLPPDMQVDTNPDEGTEGIDGTEGTDGTDGAEEGSDAEDDSAYEWEPGNGNGNGKGNGRGKGNE; translated from the coding sequence ATGATCGGGCATGAATTGGCTGGTCGTTACAAAATTATAGAACGCATCGGCGGAGGCGGCATGGCGCTCGTCTACAAGGCGCAGGATATCCTGCTGAACCGGAATGTAGCGATCAAGGTGCTGCGCCAGCAGTTCGTCCATGACGAGGAATTTATTCGCAGGTTCCGGCGCGAGGCGCAATCGGCCGCATCGCTGTCCCATTCCAATGTGGTCAGCATTTACGATGTCGGCCAAGAGGAAGACGTGCACTATATCGTCATGGAATATATCGAAGGTCAGAATTTGAACGAGATCATTAAAGAGCGGGCGCCGCTGCAGGTGGACGAAGCAGTGCGGATCGCCACCCAGATCTGTGATGCGCTGGATCATGCCCATCATAACCAGATTATTCATCGGGACATCAAGCCGCATAACATTCTGATCGGACGGAACGGACGGGTGAAGGTGACCGATTTCGGGATTGCCCGGGCCGTGACGTCGACGACGATTACGCAAACCGGATCGGTTGTCGGATCCGTGCATTATTTTTCGCCCGAGCATGCCAAAGGCGTCGTGACGGGTGAAAAATCGGATTTATATTCCCTAGGTATCGTGTTATATCAAATGCTGACCGCCCGTCTGCCGTTTCTCGGCGAGAGTCCAATCAGCGTTGCGCTGAAGCATCTGCAGGAGGAGTTCGACGAGCCGCGGGAGGTCAATCCGCTCATTCCGCAAAGCGTGGAGAATGTCATTCTGAAATCGATGCGCAAAAATCCGGAGGAGCGCTACCAGTCTGCTCAAGAAATGATGGCTGACCTGGAGACCTGCCTTCTGCCTTCGCGCTTGAACGAGCCGAAGATGGAGTTCGAGGATGACGAGGATTCCACGCGGGTGATGCCGGCACTCAAGACGATGCAGCGCAGCAGCCATCATCCGGACGATGAGCCGGATGAGGATGACGAAGAGGATGATGAGGAGGACCGGACGCCGGGCAAGCCGAAGAAGAAATGGGTGAAGCCGACGGTCATCGTCGCTTCGGTGCTGCTGTTCCTGGGGATCATGGCCGGTGTGGTCATGTATGTGAACAACATGCTCGAGGTTCCGGAGGTTACTGTACCTGGGGTAATCGGCATGACCGAGGAGGAAGCCATCCGGACGCTGGAGGGCGAAGGATTGACGGTGGATCCGGAAGTGATCCGCGAATACAAGCCGAACGTTGTGGAAGGCGAAGTATTTGACCAGAGTAAGCCGGAGGGCACGAAGGTGAAGAAAGACTCTCCGATTCAGTTGTCCGTAGGAGCTGCGAAGCCGCTTGAGAAAATGCCGAACCTGAGCGAGAAAACGTATGAGCAAGCCGTCGAGGCTCTGACCGCGCTGGGCATTGACGTAAAGGCAATAAATAAGACTGAAGAAAACCACGACGAGATCGAAGCGGGCATGATCATCAGCCAAAATCCGTCGCCCGATACGGACATCGACCCTGCTAAGGCCGCAGTCAGTCTGGTCGTCAGCAAAGGCAAGAAATTTGTCAAGATGCCGGCTCTCGTCGGCATGACCGAAGAGCAGGCCAGAGATGCGATCGAATCACGGGGCCTGGTCGTTGATGCGGTCAAGCAAAAACCGAGCTTTGAAGTCAAGCAAGGCATCGTGATGGAGCAGTGGCCTTACGAGGCGAATCAAGAAGTCGCCCCCGGGGAGAAAATTACGTTTTTCGTCAGCTCCGGCTATCCGCCCGAGGCGCTGGAATACAATTACAGCGTGCCGATCACTCCGGCCTATGAAGGACAGGAGAGCAAAATTCGCATCGTGTTCTCGGACGCGCTGGGCGACAACCAAGAGGCCGTAAACAAAACGATTACGACCTCCGAATGGGTGTCGGTGAAGCTGCTGCTCGCACCGGATAAGCACGCTACCGTCCAAATTTTCCGGGATGGCCGTCAGGTGGAAACGTACAGCGTCAGCTACAGCGACGTCAAGAACGGAACCGTGCCGCAGCCAACGATGGAACAGCCGCCTTTACCGCCGGATATGCAGGTCGATACGAATCCGGATGAAGGCACCGAAGGAATCGATGGCACCGAAGGCACCGATGGCACCGATGGCGCTGAGGAAGGCTCGGACGCGGAAGACGATTCCGCTTACGAGTGGGAGCCGGGCAACGGTAATGGAAATGGTAAGGGCAATGGCCGCGGCAAGGGCAATGAATGA
- a CDS encoding Stp1/IreP family PP2C-type Ser/Thr phosphatase produces the protein MIRTVHVSHVGRVRPVNEDSVFVSTLEHGYTLGVVADGMGGHLAGDTASRLAVDTVAADLSSLEPGMPLEGIRAALGDAILHANEVIYQEASSDERLHNMGTTIVAVLLSGSEGYIGHIGDSRAYKVASGQVTRLTDDHTLVNELYKSGQITEDQLETHPRKNVLSRALGTDEDVTVELTPVSIADGEVLLLCSDGLSNRVSRDLIGQISGSLDLPLEERADRLLQLALLAGGEDNITVAMFEHQEEVVGQRKKGWDS, from the coding sequence TTGATCAGAACGGTTCATGTCAGCCATGTCGGACGCGTTCGTCCTGTCAATGAAGATTCTGTGTTTGTGAGCACGCTGGAGCACGGCTATACGCTGGGTGTGGTCGCTGACGGCATGGGAGGCCATTTGGCAGGCGACACGGCCAGCCGGCTTGCGGTCGATACGGTTGCCGCGGATTTATCCTCCCTCGAGCCGGGTATGCCTTTGGAAGGGATTCGTGCCGCCCTCGGGGATGCGATTCTGCATGCCAACGAAGTGATCTATCAGGAGGCTTCGTCCGATGAGCGGCTTCACAATATGGGCACGACGATTGTAGCGGTGCTGCTCAGCGGCTCTGAAGGCTATATCGGGCACATCGGGGACAGCAGAGCTTATAAGGTTGCTTCCGGGCAAGTGACGCGCCTTACGGATGATCACACACTGGTGAACGAGCTGTATAAAAGCGGACAGATCACCGAAGATCAGCTGGAGACCCATCCCCGAAAAAATGTGCTGAGCCGGGCGCTCGGAACGGATGAGGATGTGACGGTTGAGCTTACGCCGGTATCGATTGCGGACGGCGAAGTGCTGCTGCTGTGCAGTGATGGACTCAGCAACCGGGTAAGCCGCGACCTGATTGGTCAAATTTCCGGCTCCCTTGACCTTCCTCTGGAGGAACGGGCGGATCGCCTGCTTCAACTGGCGCTTCTCGCCGGCGGCGAGGACAACATTACAGTCGCTATGTTTGAGCATCAAGAAGAGGTTGTCGGGCAACGTAAAAAGGGGTGGGATTCATGA
- the rlmN gene encoding 23S rRNA (adenine(2503)-C(2))-methyltransferase RlmN yields MKPFIYDFSLEELQAWAQEQGEPAFRGSQIYDWLYVKRVDSFEEMTNLSKELRSKLDASFSFVTLTEITKLESKDGTVKFLFGLHDDHAIETVIMKHNYGNSICVTTQVGCRIGCTFCASTLGGLKRNLTSGEIVAQVVQAQKILDKTGERVSSIVIMGSGEPFENYDATMKFLRTMIHEKGLNIGQRHITVSTSGIVPNIYKFAEEDTQINLAISIHAPNDKLRSKLMPVNRRFPFDDVIEALRFYQAKTGRRITFEYALIGGVNDQVEHAEELADVIKDMNCFVNLIPVNHVPERKYVRTSRNDIFKFQRALADKGVNVTIRREQGHDIAAACGQLRAKHMELR; encoded by the coding sequence ATGAAACCCTTTATATACGATTTTTCGTTGGAAGAGCTTCAGGCGTGGGCCCAGGAGCAAGGCGAGCCCGCGTTCCGCGGCTCCCAGATTTACGATTGGCTGTACGTTAAACGCGTCGATTCCTTCGAGGAGATGACGAATCTCTCCAAGGAGCTTCGCTCGAAGCTGGATGCGTCGTTCAGCTTTGTAACCTTGACGGAAATTACCAAGCTTGAGTCGAAGGACGGCACGGTCAAATTTCTGTTCGGCCTTCATGATGATCATGCGATTGAAACGGTCATCATGAAGCACAACTACGGCAACAGCATCTGTGTTACGACACAGGTGGGCTGCCGGATCGGCTGCACGTTCTGCGCATCGACGCTGGGCGGCCTGAAGCGGAACCTGACGTCCGGGGAGATCGTTGCCCAGGTGGTTCAGGCGCAGAAAATTCTGGACAAGACGGGCGAGCGCGTTTCCAGCATCGTGATTATGGGCTCGGGCGAGCCGTTCGAGAACTATGATGCCACGATGAAGTTTTTGCGCACGATGATTCACGAGAAAGGACTGAACATCGGACAGCGCCACATTACCGTTTCGACGAGCGGCATCGTGCCGAACATTTATAAATTCGCCGAAGAGGATACGCAGATCAATCTGGCGATTTCGATTCATGCGCCGAACGATAAGCTGCGCTCGAAGCTGATGCCGGTTAACCGCCGCTTCCCGTTCGACGACGTCATTGAAGCGCTGCGCTTCTACCAGGCCAAGACCGGGCGGCGCATTACGTTTGAGTACGCGCTGATCGGCGGCGTGAACGACCAGGTCGAGCATGCCGAGGAGCTGGCGGACGTCATTAAGGATATGAACTGCTTCGTCAACCTGATTCCGGTCAACCATGTGCCGGAACGCAAATACGTTCGAACATCGCGCAATGACATTTTCAAATTTCAACGTGCGTTAGCAGACAAGGGGGTCAATGTGACCATCCGTCGTGAACAAGGCCACGATATTGCTGCCGCTTGCGGACAGCTCCGGGCCAAGCATATGGAGTTGAGGTGA
- the fmt gene encoding methionyl-tRNA formyltransferase: MNIVFMGTPAFAVPSLEMLIEEGYNVVAVVTQPDRPQGRKKVLTPTPVKEAALRHGIPVLQPQRLWNPEAVAELAEYKPDLIVTAAYGQILPKSVLDMPPLGCLNVHGSLLPAYRGGAPIQRSIINGEKVTGITLMYMAEGLDTGDMIAKVEVPIEDDDTAGTMFDKLSLAGARLLKEQLPVLVQGKVAAEAQDESEATYAPNLTREDEKIDWTKTSRQIYDQIRGLVPYSGGFTLWDGDVFKVWACAKPEKSDQGKGDAEPGTVLEVGESGIVVKTGDGVLTLLTVQPSGKKAMDAAQFSRGTSLVPGTVLT; the protein is encoded by the coding sequence ATGAATATCGTATTTATGGGAACCCCTGCATTTGCCGTGCCGAGCCTGGAGATGCTGATCGAGGAAGGATATAACGTCGTTGCCGTCGTTACGCAGCCGGATCGTCCGCAAGGCCGGAAAAAGGTGCTGACGCCGACGCCGGTCAAGGAAGCCGCGCTTCGCCACGGCATACCGGTGCTGCAGCCGCAGCGCTTGTGGAACCCTGAGGCGGTAGCGGAGCTGGCGGAGTATAAGCCGGATCTGATCGTTACGGCGGCTTACGGCCAAATTTTGCCGAAATCGGTGCTCGATATGCCGCCGCTCGGCTGCCTTAACGTGCATGGCTCGCTGCTCCCGGCTTACCGGGGAGGCGCGCCGATTCAGCGCAGCATTATCAACGGAGAGAAGGTTACGGGCATCACGCTGATGTACATGGCCGAAGGGCTGGATACCGGCGATATGATCGCCAAAGTCGAGGTTCCGATCGAGGATGACGATACGGCCGGGACGATGTTCGACAAGCTGAGCCTGGCCGGCGCGAGACTGCTGAAGGAGCAGCTGCCGGTTTTGGTTCAGGGCAAGGTTGCGGCCGAGGCGCAGGACGAGTCCGAGGCGACCTATGCACCGAACCTGACCCGGGAGGACGAAAAGATCGATTGGACGAAAACCTCCCGTCAAATCTATGATCAAATCCGCGGCCTGGTTCCGTATTCGGGCGGCTTCACGCTCTGGGACGGGGACGTGTTCAAGGTATGGGCCTGCGCTAAGCCGGAAAAGAGCGACCAAGGCAAGGGCGATGCCGAGCCTGGAACCGTGCTTGAGGTTGGCGAGAGCGGCATTGTGGTCAAGACAGGCGACGGCGTGTTGACGCTATTGACAGTGCAGCCGAGCGGCAAGAAGGCGATGGACGCTGCCCAATTCTCGCGGGGGACGAGCCTCGTGCCCGGGACGGTGCTGACGTGA
- the rpmB gene encoding 50S ribosomal protein L28 yields MARKCYVTGKKPSSGNHVSHANNHNKRTWGVNVQKVRILVDGKPKRVYVSTRALKSGKVTRV; encoded by the coding sequence ATGGCTCGCAAATGTTATGTAACTGGCAAGAAACCAAGCAGCGGTAACCATGTTTCCCATGCTAATAACCACAACAAGCGCACTTGGGGCGTTAACGTTCAGAAGGTTCGCATCCTCGTGGATGGCAAGCCAAAACGTGTATACGTCAGCACTCGCGCATTGAAATCCGGTAAAGTGACTCGCGTATAA
- the rsgA gene encoding ribosome small subunit-dependent GTPase A, which produces MLEGLIVKALSGYYYVKPLRDNQLISGEDQAVQCRARGIFKKRGISPLVGDRVMYSLTENGEGTVDEILPRSSELIRPPVANVDLAVLLFSVKEPDLNLLLLDKFLVHIEHAGLDAVIVLTKQDLTEASDESAEKVKRMYEEIGYEVMITSSLQGIGVQQVKDRLAGEISVFSGQSGVGKSTLLNALMPGLALETSEISLRLGRGRHTTRHVELIELDNGGYVADTPGFSQLDFLELGVEELSSCFREFAPLAAECKFRGCSHLHEPGCRVIQAAEDGIIQVGRYEHYVEFFTEMKDKKRRY; this is translated from the coding sequence ATGCTCGAGGGACTGATCGTGAAGGCACTAAGCGGATATTACTATGTGAAACCATTGCGAGATAACCAGTTGATATCCGGGGAGGACCAAGCGGTTCAATGCAGAGCCCGCGGCATTTTCAAAAAGAGAGGCATCTCTCCGCTCGTTGGAGACCGCGTCATGTATTCATTGACTGAGAATGGAGAGGGGACCGTGGATGAGATTCTTCCACGGTCTTCCGAATTAATTCGCCCGCCTGTCGCTAATGTCGACTTGGCGGTGCTCTTGTTTTCGGTTAAGGAGCCGGATCTGAACCTGCTCCTGCTGGACAAGTTCCTCGTGCATATTGAGCACGCGGGGCTTGACGCCGTCATCGTTCTGACCAAGCAGGATCTGACGGAAGCTTCGGACGAATCCGCGGAAAAGGTGAAGCGGATGTACGAAGAGATCGGCTACGAGGTGATGATCACGAGCTCGCTTCAAGGCATTGGCGTCCAGCAGGTGAAGGATCGCCTGGCAGGCGAGATCAGCGTGTTCTCTGGGCAATCCGGGGTCGGCAAGTCGACTTTGCTCAATGCCCTGATGCCGGGGCTGGCGCTGGAAACGAGCGAAATTAGCCTGCGCCTCGGGCGCGGCCGCCATACGACGCGGCACGTCGAACTGATCGAGCTGGATAACGGCGGGTATGTTGCGGATACGCCGGGCTTTAGCCAGCTGGACTTCCTGGAGCTCGGCGTCGAGGAGCTGTCCAGCTGCTTCCGGGAATTTGCTCCCCTTGCAGCGGAATGCAAATTCAGAGGCTGCAGCCATCTGCACGAGCCGGGCTGCCGGGTGATCCAGGCCGCCGAGGACGGAATCATCCAAGTCGGCCGCTACGAGCACTACGTGGAGTTTTTTACGGAGATGAAAGACAAGAAGCGGAGGTATTAA
- the rpe gene encoding ribulose-phosphate 3-epimerase, producing MIKIAPSILSADFAKLGSEIREAEAAGADWIHVDVMDGHFVPNITLGPPIVQAIRPHTALTLDVHLMIEQPERYVADFAKAGADLITVHAEACPHLHRVVHLIKEQGVKAGVAINPATPAHVLEEILPDLDLVLVMTVNPGFGGQAFIERTVGKISQLRTRANELGLASLHIEVDGGITAETAPLVAGAGADVLVAGSAVFGKADRAEAIARIRDSATS from the coding sequence ATGATTAAAATAGCGCCATCGATATTGTCGGCGGATTTCGCCAAGCTAGGATCCGAAATCAGGGAGGCGGAGGCGGCCGGAGCGGATTGGATTCATGTGGACGTCATGGACGGCCATTTTGTTCCCAATATTACGCTCGGGCCCCCGATCGTCCAGGCGATCCGGCCGCATACAGCGCTGACGCTCGACGTGCATCTGATGATTGAGCAGCCGGAGCGCTACGTTGCCGATTTCGCCAAGGCCGGAGCGGATTTGATCACGGTCCATGCCGAAGCCTGTCCGCATCTTCATCGCGTCGTTCACCTGATCAAGGAGCAGGGGGTAAAGGCAGGGGTTGCCATCAACCCGGCCACGCCGGCGCATGTTCTGGAGGAAATTCTTCCGGATCTCGACCTCGTGCTGGTCATGACCGTCAATCCGGGCTTTGGCGGACAAGCCTTTATCGAACGGACGGTAGGCAAAATCTCGCAGCTGCGGACACGCGCCAATGAACTTGGCCTGGCTTCCCTTCATATCGAAGTGGACGGCGGCATCACGGCCGAGACGGCGCCGCTGGTAGCGGGCGCCGGTGCGGATGTGCTGGTTGCGGGAAGCGCGGTATTCGGCAAGGCCGACCGGGCGGAAGCGATTGCCCGAATCCGGGACAGCGCAACATCTTAA